The following nucleotide sequence is from uncultured Erythrobacter sp..
CGTAATCAGTCTCGCGGTCATTGCCGCCCCGATCATTCTTGTCGCCAGAATGCAGCGGCATGTGAATGTCACCCGCGAAATGCACCATGAAAGCGAGCGCTTCCAAACGGATATGATCGGGCAGGCTTTCGTCGGCAAGAATTCGGTGATTGCGCTCAATCTGCGCGGTAACGCAATTGCCGCCTGAGCAATTTGCGCGCGGATTATACGCCTCGCAGATCGGCGTCGTGCGGTAATGCCAGGCAGCGGTGTAGCCCCAGCGCCAGCGCGTTCGCCGCACGCAATCTGGCCAGACGCTTGCATCCTCGATAGTCGCAAGGTCGCACTCTGGCGTTCCGAGCATCTTCTCGGCACGCATCAATCGCCGGATTTTTGCGCGCACCTGAGGCGACACATTCGCCTCGGCGATCTCGGCCGTCTTTTCGTGGGTGTAGAATCCCCATGCCTGCGCCGGGACAGGGAGCAGCAACACCAGCGCACACAGCGCCGCAGTTACAGCGCTCAGGCGACCGTGTCGTATTGCTCGATCACCCATTGCTCATCCTCTGCCGCACC
It contains:
- a CDS encoding S1/P1 nuclease; translated protein: MGDRAIRHGRLSAVTAALCALVLLLPVPAQAWGFYTHEKTAEIAEANVSPQVRAKIRRLMRAEKMLGTPECDLATIEDASVWPDCVRRTRWRWGYTAAWHYRTTPICEAYNPRANCSGGNCVTAQIERNHRILADESLPDHIRLEALAFMVHFAGDIHMPLHSGDKNDRGGNDRETDYGIVPSLNLHWIWDGPLAERAISDPADPVVRRYSPAERADLGGGAPTDWGRESWAISRDFIYPTAFDTDNVCGQELPGKTALSQDDIVRGVPIAKRRVQQAGIRIAELLESAFAPGPLLEPERQ